TGGTTTTTTCAGTATCGTGACAACTTTCACATGTACGTTTATATTTGGAATAACCGGGACCGCTATTTCGGCCGTTTCGACGGAATTCTTATTGCTTATTCTTGGAGGCACTTATTATTTGAAAGCGGAAAAAAATGTCTAAATTACTTATACTTCAAACTGCAGCACCAGATTACCGTAAAAAATTTTTTGATTTACTGCGACACAAATTGGGAAAAGATTTCATACTCTATGCAGGTGAGGACTATTTTGAACCTACCATTCAAACCAGCCCAAATATAAAATTCAGAAAACGGGTAAAAAATTTCTACTTTTTTGGAAGAAGATTTTTATGGCAAAGTGGAATGTGGAAGGATGCTTTATCATCGAATATCCTTGTGATGGAGATGAATCCTCGAATACTTTCCAATTGGATAATTCTTTGTATCAGAAAGACAATCGGTAAAAAAAATATTCTTTGGGGACATGCATGGCCAAGAAGCGGGAAAAACAGTCGTAGCGATATTGTAAGAAACACCATGCGGATGCTTGCAGATATTATTGTTACATATACCAAAACTCAAGCAAAGGAACTAAAAGAAAGAATGCCGAATAAAGATATTCGGTATGCTCCCAATGCTTTATATTATAGCCATGAGATGGTTCCATCAAACAACAGAAATCCAATAAATATCATTTATGTAGGAAGACTCACTAAAAACAAAAAGCCTTCTTTGCTGATTGAAGCCTTTGTGAAAGCCCTTCCTTATATTCCCATGGAAGCCAAACTCATCATGATCGGAGATGGAGATGAAAGAAAAAATATTGAAAAGCTGGTTAAAAAACTAAATATAGAAAATCGTGTAGAAATGCCGGGGCATATTGGTGATTATTATACATTAGCAAAACTATATGCCACTGCACTTTTCAGCGTATCACCAGGCTATGTAGGACTTTCTATCACTCAAAGCTTTGGATTTGGGGTCCCCATGCTCATTTCAAGAGATGAAAACCATTCACCGGAAATTGAAGCGGCAATCGAAAATGAAAATTCAATTTTTTTTAACACCAATGACATTGAGGATTTTGCTGAAAAAATTTTGTTTTTTTATGAAAAAAAAATATCTTGGTTAAACAAAAGAAAAGCTATTTGTGACAATTGCAGAAGCTTTTACTCTATAGAAGCTATGGCTAATA
This genomic interval from Hydrogenimonas urashimensis contains the following:
- a CDS encoding glycosyltransferase, whose translation is MSKLLILQTAAPDYRKKFFDLLRHKLGKDFILYAGEDYFEPTIQTSPNIKFRKRVKNFYFFGRRFLWQSGMWKDALSSNILVMEMNPRILSNWIILCIRKTIGKKNILWGHAWPRSGKNSRSDIVRNTMRMLADIIVTYTKTQAKELKERMPNKDIRYAPNALYYSHEMVPSNNRNPINIIYVGRLTKNKKPSLLIEAFVKALPYIPMEAKLIMIGDGDERKNIEKLVKKLNIENRVEMPGHIGDYYTLAKLYATALFSVSPGYVGLSITQSFGFGVPMLISRDENHSPEIEAAIENENSIFFNTNDIEDFAEKILFFYEKKISWLNKRKAICDNCRSFYSIEAMANTFLNITKSE